The genomic DNA GGACTCGAGAAGGACCATGTCAGCGGCCTCAATGGCAATGTCGCTCCCGCCGCCGATGGCAATGCCAATGTCTGCTGCGCGGAGGGCGGGGGCGTCGTTAACGCCGTCGCCTGTCATGCCCACGACGTGACCGCGGTCCTGGAGCTCACGGACGATTCGCAGTTTTTGCTCGGGGGTTGTTCGGGCAAAAACGACTTCGTTGTAGGAGACGAGAGCGTCCCATTGGGTGctgttgagggtgatgagatcCGGGCCGGTCAGCACGATGGACTTTGAgagctcctcgtcgccttCTTCAGACGGAGTGTGATCCTTGTGATTTTTTGTTTCGGTGGGCTCCCGGGACAGAGCGGTGACGTTAGCGACAACGCTGtctgggttggtgatgatgccgcACTCTCTAGCGATAGCTTGGGCCGTCAAGGCAAAGTCTCCAGTGACCATAAACATGCGAATGCCAGCCGTACGAAGAGTCTTGACCACCTCTGGGATCTCAGGCCGGGGAGGGTCAACAATAGCGACCAGGCCCACGAGGGTGAGTCCAGATTTGGCTTGCTCCAAAGTCTCTGCCTCAAAGGCAGCCGAGAACGAGGGAGACGACTTAAAGGAGCGCCTGGAGAGTGCTTTGTGGGCCAGAAGCAACACCCGACGCCCTTGTGCAGACCAATCATTCTTGATGCGGTTGAACTTCTCTCTAACTTCAGGATTCAAGGTCATGGCAACGCCCGAACTACCAGTAAAGTTGGTACAACGGTCCATCAATATCTCTGGAGCTCCCTTGATAGTCAAGAGCCTGTCACAAAATGTCAGCGAGTGGGTACTGGGAGGTTGTGATAGGAAAACTTACATATCGCCAGGCTCAAAGACAGACGCCGTTCCAGTTGGCAAAGCCAAGCTCAGCCCATCAGGATGGGTGTATCCCAGAACGCGAATCATGAACttgttcttgctgttgaAGGCGAGGTTGAACTTCGTAGCCCAGCAGCGCTTGAGCTCAGACACAGGACCCAAGCCTTCTGCAAACCGCAGAATGGCTTGGTCAGTAGCGTCACCGTGAATCTTTCTTTCGCTAACGGGCAGGTTCCTCGTGGCAGCGTCAAACTCTCCAGCGTTGCAAAGCCCAGCAACGCTGCGCAGCTGGTCAATGGAGTTGCTCGCCATGTCACCGTTGGTAAGTCGCTCGGCGATGGCAACATCGAGGATGCCATCCACAGTCATTTCCTTGCCACCAAGGGCACAGTCTGTGACCACCATTTTGTTCTGCAGATGTTGGGTAAGTACGATTGCGCCGAAATGATGAGGACGCAACTTACTTCTGTCAGTGTCCCAGTCTTGTCCGAACAAATGACAGACACAGACCCAAGCGTCTCAACAGTCTTCAACGACTTGCACAAGACCTTGTTCTTCCGCATCATATTCGCACTGATCGTCAGACTGGCCGTCAACGCTACTGGCAAGCCTTCAGGAATGAAAGCCACAGCAACCGACACACAAGCAACGATCAGATTAGGGACACTGATCCAGTCTGGATACGTAGTCCTCAGCCAGGCGGCCCTATCAAACAGTGTCAGTGCGCCGTCAAGTGAACAAGCCATGTAGGTTCGTACCAAATAACAACAACCGCAATGATCATAACCACCATGATGGAACAAATGACATAGACAAAGTTGAGAACCTCCCTCTCAAGAGGCGTCATCCCCTTCTTAGGCTCATTGGTCAACTTGGCAATCCGTCCAAACACCGTCTTGTTGCCAGTTGCGACAACAACTCCAGTGCAAGTACCAAACGAGCAATGGGTGCCCTGCAAACCAATGTTCTTGGTCTCGAGGTAGTTCTCATCCGTAGCATCAACAGTGGCAGCAAGAGGGACCGATTCACCTTCAAAGCAACGATCAGCAACACCTCACACTCCTCTCGCCAAGTTGGCAGACTCACCAGTAAGGATCGACCGATCAAACTTAGCATCACTCGACACCTGCACAAACCTCACATCCGCCGGCAACTTATTCCCCGCCTTGACCAGCAACACATCTCCAGGAACAATATCAGCAGCCATGGCCGAAACCTGAACGCCTTCCCGAATCAAAAGACACTCCTCAGGAATCATATTCTTGATGGAAGCCATGACCCGAGACGACGACCAGTCCTGCCACATGTTGAAGGCGGCCTGAATGAAGAACACAGCAAGCAAGACGATAGCCAAGGCCAAGTTGGCCTGGGCCGGGGGTTGTCCCAGGGGCTTCCAAGcaacgaagacgaggatggagccgacgaggaggacagAACCGAAGCCCTTAAAGAAGTAGCCCATGATTTGTTGGAAGTGGTGGGTCtccgggggagagggcgtgTTTTTGCCATATTCAGTGACGCGGCGCTTGATTTGGTCTTGAGAGAGGCCTTggtcgagggaggtggtCCAGCGATTGACAACGTCAGCAACGGGAAGGGTGTGCCATTCGAGGTCGGCAAGGCCTGTCATCATCAGACATATCGTCAGCCTTCCCGAACCGCAAATGTGACCAAGAGAAAACAAAGTACCTGTCGCAGAAGCCTTTGAGACCTTGTTGGCCACTTCAGCCTTGCGGTTGTAATCATCAATGTCGATGGAGCTGGTCAAGCGTGTTAGTACACGTTGATGACACACAAGCCTGCTGAAGACTTACACAGTCCGGTACTGAATAGGCAGCGCCGCAGAGGGATCAATACCACCACCGGTATTCGAACGAACACTCCGAATTGACATGGAGCCATGAGAGCGAGTACGCTCAAGCCCAGGACCTTGAACCGGTCGGCTCGCAGACCGACCGGCCTCAACGTCGTTATCCTGCCATCGAATGCGAGATTTGTCTCCTCGTTTACCCATTACGAGTCAATCGGGGATAATATGGGTAAGACTGGTGTTACAAGATAGAGTCAAGACAGTGCAGAGGAAGGAACAGGTAGGAGAAGTGAGACTGATAACACCCGACTGGACAAAGGGCGTACCAGCTTCTTATGAGAACCACTCCGAGGAGGCACTGCCCAAGTACGTACagtacctccccctcccacgcCGCGGCCCTTCAATTGTGCCACTGCTGGTCCTGGAGATTATTCCTCGATAGAGGCAAGCCCTCTCCCGGGATATCACAGCAAGGGCACATGCTCTGCCGCGGCATTCAACGCACCAATCTCAAAATAGCCATGACAATGAGTGCTCTTTCAAGGACTGGTCAGTATGCATCTCGTTGGAGATTGAAACAAGATAGATGACTGCGCCAAAGGaatcccaccaacctcatTAGCTACCTACACCGCGACGTCAATGATCCGGACGTAGCACTTGAGTTCTGAAGTAGACAGGGAGGGATCCATACCAGAGAAATACGTAACACGAAACACCACAAAACCCCTCAACCCCATTCCGAATCCCATGATGCGTGAAATGCATTGCCACGGCGATGAAAGTCGGTCGAGACCACCGCCTCTCGCAtttgggaggaaggtgtgACGAAGCACCTAGCACTTGCCTCAAGCTTTCGCGATGCCGGAAGGAGCGATACTCCTCGTGTCGGGTGGAAAGAGctaccacccaaccaaccaaggTAATATGTACCCCAAGTCCCCTACCTAAGTACCTTGCCTCAGTATCCCcctaaccaccaccagaaaaTCACTCATACCCATCCAGCTCAGCACCCATCCCAGCCCTGATATCAGGAACCTCCCCTCACTGTCGAATTAAGCTTTTCCACCGGCACCCGGAAGGCGGAAAAAACAACCCGAGTTGTCCACCGCTCATTGAATGCAAGGAGCTTGGGCCAACATCCCCTTTTAGCTTGCTTCTCTCCTGTCGTAGCTTCCAACACagcccccctttcccttttcccaccGACACCCACAAAGGAGACCGGTTCACCCCATGTAGTCAAACGAATCTAGaacctctctctccacaTGGTTGCCATCGGCTGTGAGGTGGGTGCCCTTGCCGCTCGGAAGAGGGGCTAGCTACAAGCTGGTATAGCTCCAGTCAGACGGGCAAGCACTGCCACCCTCACTAACACTGAGGGAGAAAAAGAGACAAAGCACTTTTGGATAAAATATTACCATGTCGTGTCGTGCCACAACGGGATTTCTCCATGAGGCATCCCTAACGCTGCCATCAAGTGAGCCAAGACACCATAAGAACGGGGAGGCCTCCCGGGGAAATCTATTAGGTTTGTATGGGGCTGGGAATCGACATGGCCAACGAGTGTCAACTCGTATATAACACAGACAGCAAGCCGCCCTCAGACAAAGGTGGTCAACCCAATCTCATCACTCCGCACTTAACTACCTACGCAATAAAAATTTGTGTGAATATTGTCattccaacacccccctttctAGGGTGTTGACACACTGTCttggcaccaccagcaaatCCCCTCAGCAACCAACCATCCAACCAACGAACCAACCACCTGTCAATCACAATCACGCTCCCCCATACAAAAAAAGTATTCCAACAAGTCAATTCTTCAAAGCTGCCTAGCTTACATCtatgttgtgtgtgtggtggacTGTTTCCATTGCTCTTGACTGTCCCCAATCCCACCTGATGGCCCAGTAGTAGGAAATACCCTCGTGACGCCGAGAAGCGCAAAATGAGcgagaaaaaaataaaaacaaaaagaaaaaatatatGTCCATAGGATATACCTTCCATCCCAAGACCGCATCACCCAACACAGCGCGTATGTTTTCCCTGCCACTGA from Podospora pseudoanserina strain CBS 124.78 chromosome 2, whole genome shotgun sequence includes the following:
- a CDS encoding hypothetical protein (EggNog:ENOG503NUZM; COG:P), translating into MGKRGDKSRIRWQDNDVEAGRSASRPVQGPGLERTRSHGSMSIRSVRSNTGGGIDPSAALPIQYRTVSIDIDDYNRKAEVANKVSKASATGLADLEWHTLPVADVVNRWTTSLDQGLSQDQIKRRVTEYGKNTPSPPETHHFQQIMGYFFKGFGSVLLVGSILVFVAWKPLGQPPAQANLALAIVLLAVFFIQAAFNMWQDWSSSRVMASIKNMIPEECLLIREGVQVSAMAADIVPGDVLLVKAGNKLPADVRFVQVSSDAKFDRSILTGESVPLAATVDATDENYLETKNIGLQGTHCSFGTCTGVVVATGNKTVFGRIAKLTNEPKKGMTPLEREVLNFVYVICSIMVVMIIAVVVIWAAWLRTTYPDWISVPNLIVACVSVAVAFIPEGLPVALTASLTISANMMRKNKVLCKSLKTVETLGSVSVICSDKTGTLTENKMVVTDCALGGKEMTVDGILDVAIAERLTNGDMASNSIDQLRSVAGLCNAGEFDAATRNLPVSERKIHGDATDQAILRFAEGLGPVSELKRCWATKFNLAFNSKNKFMIRVLGYTHPDGLSLALPTGTASVFEPGDMLLTIKGAPEILMDRCTNFTGSSGVAMTLNPEVREKFNRIKNDWSAQGRRVLLLAHKALSRRSFKSSPSFSAAFEAETLEQAKSGLTLVGLVAIVDPPRPEIPEVVKTLRTAGIRMFMVTGDFALTAQAIARECGIITNPDSVVANVTALSREPTETKNHKDHTPSEEGDEELSKSIVLTGPDLITLNSTQWDALVSYNEVVFARTTPEQKLRIVRELQDRGHVVGMTGDGVNDAPALRAADIGIAIGGGSDIAIEAADMVLLESFSSVVEAVRFGRVLFDNLKKTIAYLLPAGSFAEFWPIMTNVAFGLPQILSSFLMIIICCFTDCLAATALAYEAPEADVLKRPPRRVGVDRLVDWRLIVQSYGFVGVIETVVAFAMAYWFLEREGVKFGDLWFGFGRVPGGMSGEEVVARLNVASSVYFVTLVVVQWFNLLAVRTRRLSIFQHPPLFNKETRNYYLFPAVLFSLVMAFFWLYIPSLQSVLGTAEVPVEYWFLPMCFGLGILLLDEGRKCMVRRYPGGFWGRVAW